Proteins from a genomic interval of Flammeovirgaceae bacterium SG7u.111:
- a CDS encoding SAM-dependent chlorinase/fluorinase encodes MALVTLTSDFGLKDYYAAALKAALLSSCPLQNMVDISHEVSSCNIAEAAFTLRSVYQDFPLGTIHLVAVGSAMTQQHVLAFHKGHFFIGPDNGILSLVFNGQQPEMLLSLNTADMPGQTFPAKHIYAPIVCLLLDDEAPESLGSPLDQLQQRIELTPRLEADRIKGHVIHVDHYGNLISNISREDFEKVHANRKYRITFEYERHTRVDENYHSRDFGDCVAFFNSNNLLEIAINQGNASELLGMKRESPVTIEFKN; translated from the coding sequence ATGGCACTTGTAACCCTTACCTCAGACTTTGGCTTGAAGGATTATTATGCAGCAGCGTTAAAAGCTGCCCTGCTCTCCTCGTGTCCATTGCAAAATATGGTTGATATCAGCCATGAGGTCAGTAGTTGCAACATTGCCGAAGCGGCTTTCACCCTCCGTTCTGTTTATCAAGACTTTCCCCTTGGCACTATTCACCTTGTAGCCGTTGGCTCGGCTATGACCCAGCAACATGTGTTGGCTTTTCACAAAGGGCATTTTTTCATTGGGCCCGACAACGGGATTTTAAGCTTGGTTTTCAATGGCCAACAACCAGAAATGCTACTGAGTTTGAATACTGCCGATATGCCAGGGCAAACTTTTCCTGCCAAACACATCTATGCTCCCATAGTTTGCTTACTGCTCGACGATGAGGCGCCCGAAAGTTTGGGAAGCCCCCTTGATCAGCTTCAGCAACGTATAGAATTGACCCCTAGGCTTGAGGCAGACAGAATAAAAGGACACGTAATTCATGTGGACCATTATGGCAACCTTATTTCCAACATCAGCCGAGAAGATTTTGAAAAAGTGCATGCCAACCGCAAGTATCGGATTACGTTTGAATACGAGCGGCACACACGCGTAGACGAAAACTACCATAGTCGAGATTTTGGAGACTGTGTGGCATTTTTCAATAGCAACAATCTCCTAGAAATTGCCATTAACCAAGGCAATGCTTCCGAACTGCTGGGTATGAAGCGGGAAAGCCCTGTTACCATCGAGTTCAAGAACTAG
- a CDS encoding sulfotransferase, which translates to MQKVHFISGMPRSGSTLLSSILCQNPRFHASMSSPAGSLINGVLEQIGAGSEFYSFFDDQKRKNMCNAVFNAYYEDKLQHDIIFDTNRMWTSKLHQLVELFGDFKVICCVRNPAWVMDSFEKVYRKNPFNYSKMFSPGNRHTVYSWCESMVNGGIVGAAWTALKEAYYGEYSDKLLLIDYDLLASHPEKTMKLMYQFIGEA; encoded by the coding sequence ATGCAGAAAGTCCATTTTATTTCAGGAATGCCACGTTCGGGCTCCACCTTATTATCAAGTATCCTATGCCAAAACCCACGCTTTCATGCGAGTATGAGCAGTCCGGCAGGCTCTCTTATAAATGGTGTGCTAGAGCAAATAGGCGCAGGAAGTGAGTTTTATAGTTTCTTTGATGACCAGAAACGCAAAAACATGTGCAATGCCGTATTCAATGCGTATTACGAAGATAAACTTCAGCATGATATTATCTTCGATACCAACCGAATGTGGACTTCTAAGCTACACCAGTTGGTAGAGTTGTTCGGCGACTTCAAGGTGATCTGCTGTGTACGAAACCCTGCTTGGGTAATGGACAGCTTTGAGAAAGTGTATAGGAAAAACCCCTTTAACTACAGCAAGATGTTCAGCCCGGGAAACCGGCACACGGTTTATTCATGGTGCGAGAGTATGGTGAACGGGGGGATTGTAGGGGCAGCTTGGACCGCCCTCAAAGAGGCCTACTATGGCGAATATTCAGACAAGCTCCTTTTGATAGATTATGACTTGCTAGCCTCGCATCCCGAAAAGACCATGAAGCTTATGTACCAGTTCATTGGGGAAGCTTAG
- a CDS encoding formyltransferase family protein, with translation MKNNFLKSIGTACFQLTLSVSSLSAIGSPSYYRSRRGSYGNNNIPIFQVSKENLSADLIPWLQELNPDLAICLTFPFKIPENVICTPKKGPLNIHFGPIPTYGGSDPLFWMIKNEERTATITVQQMIETMDSGPVIHREQSAIYPGENYGLLGSRLSQLSANMRGPLLEKLKRNERGTKDLPQYIM, from the coding sequence ATGAAGAATAATTTCCTAAAATCTATTGGTACCGCATGCTTCCAACTGACACTTTCAGTCAGTTCTCTATCAGCTATAGGTTCTCCCTCCTACTACAGATCGAGACGAGGATCATATGGCAACAATAACATACCAATTTTTCAAGTCTCCAAAGAAAACCTCTCAGCAGACCTTATTCCATGGTTGCAGGAACTAAATCCTGATTTGGCGATATGTCTTACTTTTCCATTTAAAATCCCAGAGAACGTTATATGTACACCTAAAAAAGGACCTTTAAACATCCATTTCGGTCCAATACCAACTTATGGAGGATCAGACCCTTTGTTTTGGATGATTAAAAATGAAGAAAGAACAGCAACGATCACTGTGCAACAGATGATTGAGACGATGGATTCTGGACCAGTGATTCACAGAGAACAATCTGCGATTTATCCAGGAGAAAATTATGGACTGCTAGGTAGTAGACTCAGCCAATTGTCTGCCAACATGAGGGGGCCTCTATTGGAGAAATTAAAGAGGAACGAAAGAGGAACGAAAGACCTACCACAGTACATAATGTAA
- a CDS encoding tandem-95 repeat protein: protein MKKQFYGLVSFWIISSFILVNEGFSQCTPANTDISLPQAGGSSRWSQSFQATCTGTLDALRVVASNNVSGITVTIYEGDGFAGSVLGSLTSQSITQATGVIPALYTDYSEFDFSGEGITLTSGQTYTFDLSTAELHYDQSNSPSYTGGILYFAGGAQSTLDLLFEIDIVGASNAVPTDISLSNNSINQTATGVNVTVGTLTTTDADAGDSHTYSLVSGTGDTNNGSFNISGNTIRTSSALTAGSYSVRINTNDGTDDFAEVFSITVVDNVAPLISSIARQSPTTSPTNSDALVWDVTFDGAVANVDATDFTVTGTTGTIASVTNPSGNVYRVTASGGDLAGLTATVTLGFAGGQDIADASGNALVNLTPTGTNNNTFVVDNTAPSGYLVTIDQSVINANNDDVMSFTFAGAEIGATYNYTFTSSGGAGSVTGSGTIATATDQITGLDLTGLADGTISLSVTLTDVNGNTGSATTDTETKETVAPTVSLSTTSSNPTSDNPIPVTITFSEEVSGFVVGDITVGNGTATNFNTTDNIVFTADINPTGSNVTVDIASGVSQDLAGNNNDTALQFSIQYDEIDASISQVISPVTQFDITTTIVEVEVSNMGTVPLTNIPLTLSVTFNGTLLGTSSGTVLANVLPGTSTNFTFPDNFDFSKDGNYKLTVTSKVTSDADASNDSIVFIIGNRSRVTAPLSEDFESIVTTGTGSVLLTVQEDRFYFDGLIGWEYDQVTSGGRFSVRNDYTRNSRQMVTLDNPGGNSFNEVTVNLDLSSFDINNPADDIRLYFSWYDHGDEGDVRDVVEFRTNESDPFIEIYDFATNSNNGSWTDVQGIDIDQILRDNALNFTSTCQLRFSQNDNFPVNTDGISIDNVFLGKVIPATAPAVTASLTVAENVAIGTSVGTISVDNGSGIFISANPNIGDHFVINPVTLEVTTRADVDFEDIIANNGGSNILNLNDTLTDEVFGGDVIIPIVITVTNENDAPTLSTATAQSVDEDNSLQFGVAMTDASDVDGDNLYLIVESGANYTVSDSSITPTVNFNGTLTVPVKVTDGTDTTSSVDMIVTVNSVNDVPSLTSATAQSVDEDNSLQLGVAMTNAADIEDDALYLIVESGANYTVSDSTITPAANFHGTLTVPVKVTDGTETTASVDMTVAVNPVNDAPTLASASAQSLDEDNSLQLGMAMTDADDVDGDNLYLIVESGANYTVSDSTITPAANFHGTLTVPVKVTDGTETTASVDMTVAVNPVNDAPTLASASAQSLDEDNSLQLGMAMTDADDVDGDNLYLIVESGANYTVSDSTITPAANFHGTLTVPVKVTDGTETTASVDMIVTVDPVNDIPAITASQNFDLPTSISNGTSVGTVAATDIDAGTTFSNWTIISGNRGNVFAINPTTGEVTIQDVSALDFATASVYTLSLTVSDGTNVSGEVDVTIQDKIAPTPDVASLSAITMNCEVTTADVPTPTATDNSSGKVTVTNDVTFPITTAGTTVITWTYEDESGNTSTQTQNITVEASSIANVTFEDATVTYNGSEHSLAVSGLPSGATVSYQNNGHTAPGTYEVIATVDPNSNCASVELKATLTVEKIVQTITFSALPDLTFGGQVIQLEATGGDSGLPVTYTLSTSPSSDVATLNGSELTIEGTGTVTVTASQAGNEFYTVAADVTHTFEVTSGELFLPTLFSPNGDLTNDQFVLRGGGNISTITLSIFDRDGNEVYRSESLDELSEIGWDGTTNGTKQPQGVYIWVLKGEFTTGTPITVGGKTKGTIRLAR from the coding sequence ATGAAAAAGCAATTTTATGGATTAGTTTCCTTCTGGATAATTTCATCATTTATACTAGTCAACGAAGGGTTTTCCCAATGTACTCCTGCCAATACTGATATAAGCCTTCCTCAAGCTGGTGGTTCGTCCCGATGGAGTCAAAGTTTTCAGGCTACCTGCACCGGGACACTGGATGCACTCAGGGTAGTTGCTTCAAACAATGTCTCAGGTATTACCGTGACTATTTATGAAGGGGATGGGTTTGCAGGCTCCGTCTTAGGATCCTTAACTAGCCAAAGCATAACCCAGGCAACAGGAGTAATTCCAGCATTATACACTGACTATTCAGAATTTGATTTCTCTGGAGAAGGTATTACGCTGACATCCGGACAGACCTACACATTTGATCTCTCAACGGCAGAGTTACATTATGACCAGTCCAATTCGCCAAGTTATACTGGCGGAATATTATATTTTGCAGGGGGTGCTCAGAGTACACTTGACTTGCTTTTCGAAATCGATATAGTTGGAGCTTCCAACGCAGTTCCCACAGACATCTCATTATCCAATAACTCTATTAACCAGACCGCTACAGGAGTTAACGTGACAGTTGGAACATTAACTACTACTGATGCCGATGCAGGGGATTCGCATACATACTCCTTAGTAAGTGGAACAGGTGATACTAATAATGGAAGTTTTAATATTAGTGGTAATACCATAAGAACATCATCGGCACTTACGGCAGGTTCATACAGTGTAAGAATCAACACCAATGATGGAACTGATGATTTTGCAGAAGTTTTTTCAATTACTGTTGTTGATAATGTTGCTCCTTTAATTAGCAGTATTGCACGTCAAAGCCCAACTACAAGCCCAACGAATTCAGATGCTTTGGTTTGGGACGTGACTTTTGATGGAGCGGTAGCCAATGTGGACGCAACAGATTTCACTGTGACAGGAACGACAGGGACGATTGCATCGGTCACAAACCCAAGCGGGAATGTTTATCGTGTGACGGCTTCGGGCGGAGACCTGGCAGGTTTGACTGCAACAGTGACCTTAGGCTTTGCCGGAGGACAAGACATTGCAGATGCATCTGGCAATGCACTGGTTAACTTGACCCCGACAGGAACGAACAACAATACTTTTGTAGTAGATAATACGGCTCCTTCCGGCTATTTAGTAACTATTGATCAATCGGTTATTAATGCCAACAATGATGATGTAATGAGTTTCACCTTTGCAGGAGCAGAGATTGGGGCTACCTACAACTATACTTTTACAAGTAGTGGCGGCGCAGGCTCGGTCACGGGCAGCGGGACGATAGCGACAGCTACCGACCAGATCACGGGCTTAGACCTAACTGGCCTAGCTGATGGCACGATCTCCCTGAGCGTGACCCTGACAGATGTAAACGGGAACACGGGCAGTGCAACAACAGATACCGAGACAAAGGAGACTGTAGCCCCAACGGTATCCTTATCTACAACCTCCAGCAACCCAACAAGCGACAATCCTATCCCAGTAACAATTACGTTCAGCGAGGAAGTTTCTGGTTTTGTAGTAGGTGATATTACGGTGGGTAATGGGACAGCTACCAATTTTAATACTACAGATAATATAGTTTTTACAGCTGATATTAACCCTACAGGAAGTAATGTAACGGTAGATATAGCTTCAGGGGTTTCCCAAGATTTAGCGGGTAATAATAATGACACGGCACTTCAATTTAGTATTCAGTATGATGAGATAGATGCCAGTATATCACAAGTTATTTCTCCAGTTACTCAATTTGACATTACAACTACTATTGTAGAAGTAGAAGTAAGCAATATGGGAACTGTTCCGTTAACTAATATACCGTTGACTTTATCGGTAACTTTCAATGGAACACTATTAGGTACTTCTTCAGGCACCGTACTGGCAAACGTACTGCCAGGAACAAGTACTAATTTTACCTTCCCAGATAATTTTGATTTTTCTAAGGATGGAAATTATAAACTTACAGTTACTAGCAAGGTAACTAGCGATGCAGATGCTTCTAACGACTCAATTGTTTTCATAATTGGTAATAGGTCTAGAGTTACAGCACCTCTAAGTGAAGATTTTGAAAGTATTGTTACTACAGGTACAGGATCTGTTTTATTAACTGTTCAGGAAGATCGATTCTATTTTGACGGTTTAATAGGTTGGGAATATGATCAAGTCACTTCTGGTGGCAGATTTTCTGTCCGTAATGATTATACTAGAAATAGTAGACAAATGGTAACATTGGATAATCCAGGAGGTAACAGTTTTAATGAAGTTACAGTAAACTTAGATTTAAGCAGTTTTGATATAAACAATCCTGCAGATGATATTCGGTTATACTTTTCTTGGTATGATCATGGGGACGAAGGAGATGTTAGAGATGTCGTTGAGTTTAGAACCAATGAAAGTGATCCTTTTATTGAAATTTATGATTTTGCTACAAATAGCAATAACGGAAGTTGGACCGATGTTCAAGGTATTGATATAGATCAGATTTTAAGAGATAACGCATTAAATTTTACAAGTACTTGTCAACTTAGGTTTTCACAAAACGATAATTTCCCAGTAAATACCGATGGAATTAGTATCGACAATGTATTTTTAGGTAAAGTAATTCCAGCAACTGCCCCAGCAGTCACAGCAAGTCTTACAGTAGCTGAAAATGTAGCTATAGGAACTAGTGTAGGTACGATTTCTGTGGATAATGGATCAGGGATTTTTATCTCGGCTAACCCAAATATTGGGGACCATTTTGTAATTAATCCAGTTACTTTAGAGGTTACCACTAGAGCGGATGTAGATTTTGAAGATATCATCGCTAATAATGGAGGTTCAAACATATTAAACCTTAATGATACCCTTACCGATGAGGTGTTTGGAGGCGATGTAATCATTCCAATAGTAATCACAGTAACCAATGAAAATGATGCGCCAACACTTTCTACCGCAACCGCCCAAAGCGTAGACGAGGACAACAGCCTCCAGTTTGGTGTTGCGATGACGGATGCTTCTGATGTCGATGGTGACAACCTCTATTTGATAGTAGAATCGGGTGCAAACTATACGGTCTCAGATTCTTCTATTACGCCAACGGTTAATTTCAACGGCACGCTGACCGTACCCGTGAAGGTCACGGACGGCACGGATACGACCTCTTCGGTGGACATGATCGTGACGGTGAATTCGGTGAATGATGTACCGAGCCTCACTTCTGCAACAGCACAAAGCGTGGACGAGGACAACAGTCTTCAACTAGGTGTTGCGATGACGAACGCTGCAGACATAGAAGACGATGCACTTTATTTGATAGTAGAATCGGGTGCAAACTATACGGTCTCGGATTCTACGATCACGCCGGCAGCCAACTTCCACGGCACGCTGACCGTCCCCGTCAAGGTGACAGACGGCACGGAGACGACCGCTTCCGTGGACATGACAGTGGCGGTGAACCCGGTGAACGACGCTCCGACCTTGGCTTCGGCAAGCGCACAGAGCCTCGACGAGGACAACAGCTTGCAACTAGGTATGGCAATGACCGATGCTGATGATGTTGACGGCGACAACCTCTATTTGATAGTAGAATCGGGTGCAAACTATACGGTCTCGGATTCTACGATCACGCCGGCAGCCAACTTCCACGGCACGCTGACCGTCCCCGTCAAGGTGACAGACGGCACGGAGACGACCGCTTCCGTGGACATGACAGTGGCGGTGAACCCGGTGAACGACGCTCCGACCTTGGCTTCGGCAAGCGCACAGAGCCTCGACGAGGACAACAGCTTGCAACTAGGTATGGCAATGACCGATGCTGATGATGTTGACGGCGACAACCTCTATTTGATAGTAGAATCGGGTGCAAACTATACGGTCTCGGATTCTACGATCACGCCGGCAGCCAACTTCCACGGCACGCTGACCGTCCCCGTCAAGGTGACAGACGGCACGGAGACGACCGCTTCCGTGGACATGATCGTGACGGTGGACCCGGTAAATGATATCCCAGCAATCACGGCTAGCCAAAACTTCGATCTGCCAACTTCTATAAGCAACGGAACTTCGGTAGGAACGGTGGCAGCAACAGATATAGATGCAGGAACCACCTTCTCCAACTGGACAATCATAAGCGGCAATAGAGGAAATGTATTTGCCATCAACCCTACAACTGGTGAGGTAACCATTCAAGATGTCTCAGCCTTAGATTTTGCAACAGCATCGGTATATACCTTATCGTTGACAGTAAGCGATGGAACCAATGTTAGTGGGGAAGTAGATGTGACCATTCAAGATAAAATTGCTCCTACACCTGATGTGGCAAGCCTATCGGCTATTACGATGAATTGTGAAGTAACGACTGCGGATGTTCCCACCCCTACTGCTACGGATAATAGCAGTGGAAAGGTAACGGTAACCAACGATGTTACTTTCCCCATCACCACGGCAGGCACAACGGTCATCACTTGGACCTATGAAGACGAAAGCGGGAATACTTCTACACAAACACAAAATATCACGGTAGAAGCTTCTTCCATTGCAAACGTGACGTTTGAAGACGCTACGGTTACTTACAATGGTTCTGAACACAGTCTTGCAGTTTCTGGCTTGCCTTCGGGGGCGACAGTTTCGTACCAAAACAATGGGCATACTGCACCGGGGACTTATGAGGTAATAGCCACTGTTGACCCGAACTCTAATTGTGCTAGCGTAGAGCTAAAAGCAACATTGACTGTTGAAAAAATAGTACAAACGATCACCTTCTCTGCTTTGCCCGATCTGACTTTCGGAGGCCAGGTTATCCAATTGGAGGCAACAGGAGGCGATTCGGGATTGCCGGTAACTTATACGCTTAGCACGAGCCCTTCTTCTGATGTTGCCACGCTCAATGGCAGCGAACTGACCATTGAAGGAACGGGAACAGTAACGGTAACGGCTAGCCAAGCTGGCAACGAGTTTTATACAGTTGCAGCCGACGTAACCCACACTTTTGAGGTGACTTCTGGCGAGCTGTTCTTGCCAACCTTGTTTAGCCCGAACGGCGACCTAACAAACGACCAATTTGTACTGAGAGGAGGGGGAAATATCTCCACTATCACCCTGAGTATTTTCGATAGAGATGGAAACGAGGTGTACAGGTCGGAAAGTTTGGATGAGCTTTCGGAAATAGGCTGGGATGGAACTACCAATGGTACGAAGCAACCGCAAGGTGTGTACATCTGGGTGTTGAAAGGCGAATTTACCACGGGCACACCTATTACCGTAGGTGGGAAAACCAAAGGCACTATTAGGTTAGCTAGATAA
- a CDS encoding sugar phosphate nucleotidyltransferase, with protein sequence MEIVGLIPAGGQARRLQPLPCSKELMPIGFRQMPDGSKKPKVVAQVLLDKYAAAGASKVFFVLRDGKWDIPQYFGNGKNYRMDFAYLLMDEPHGVPYTIDQAYSFINRRKVLLGFPDILFEPKDAYSRLDSVQFGTGADLVVGGFELSSKEQAAKCDMIDFDNDGNLTDIVIKPKSTNLTYSWIIALWTPVFTEFMHGFLKKELEDREEGSKEIYLGEVFKEAIKAGLTIKTCLFPNETFKDIGTSNELSEAWKGHDY encoded by the coding sequence ATGGAAATAGTAGGACTGATTCCGGCGGGAGGGCAAGCTAGGCGTTTGCAACCACTGCCTTGTAGCAAAGAGCTGATGCCCATAGGCTTTCGCCAAATGCCCGATGGCAGCAAAAAGCCGAAGGTGGTGGCTCAAGTACTGCTAGATAAATATGCCGCAGCGGGTGCTAGCAAGGTGTTTTTTGTGCTGAGAGATGGTAAATGGGATATTCCCCAGTACTTTGGGAATGGAAAAAACTACAGAATGGATTTTGCCTATCTCCTCATGGACGAACCCCATGGTGTGCCTTACACCATTGACCAAGCTTATTCTTTTATCAATAGAAGAAAAGTTTTGCTCGGCTTTCCCGACATCCTTTTTGAGCCTAAAGATGCTTATTCTAGGCTAGACAGCGTGCAGTTTGGAACTGGTGCAGACCTTGTAGTTGGTGGCTTTGAGTTAAGCAGCAAAGAGCAAGCAGCCAAATGTGACATGATTGACTTTGATAACGATGGAAATTTGACCGATATAGTCATCAAGCCAAAGAGCACCAACCTAACGTATAGTTGGATCATTGCCCTTTGGACGCCAGTTTTTACCGAATTTATGCACGGTTTTCTGAAAAAGGAGTTAGAAGATAGAGAAGAAGGTTCGAAAGAGATTTATTTGGGGGAAGTATTCAAAGAGGCGATAAAAGCGGGGCTAACCATCAAAACCTGTTTGTTCCCCAACGAAACCTTTAAAGATATAGGGACTTCCAACGAACTTTCGGAAGCATGGAAAGGACATGACTATTAA
- the ubiE gene encoding bifunctional demethylmenaquinone methyltransferase/2-methoxy-6-polyprenyl-1,4-benzoquinol methylase UbiE, producing the protein MAVLPYKGEDAGKKQQVAKMFNSIAGKYDFLNHFLSLGIDIRWRKKAIGYLKEQQPESILDVATGTGDLAIEALSLKPKKIVGVDISEGMLEVGKKKIAKMGVDNVIELHVGDSENLQFPDKTFDAVMVAFGVRNFENLEKGLADIKRVLKDDGTLVVLEFSKPQKFPFKQIYNFYFKFILPVIGKVVSKDNAAYTYLPESVSEFPYGKSFLGILNKLGYKSTQCKELTFGISSIYIGKK; encoded by the coding sequence ATGGCCGTATTACCATACAAAGGAGAAGATGCTGGGAAAAAGCAGCAAGTAGCAAAAATGTTTAACAGCATCGCTGGCAAATATGATTTTCTAAATCACTTCCTTAGCCTAGGGATTGATATACGCTGGCGCAAAAAAGCCATAGGATATTTGAAGGAACAGCAACCTGAGTCTATCTTGGATGTAGCAACTGGAACTGGCGACTTGGCAATTGAGGCACTATCTTTGAAGCCTAAGAAGATAGTTGGGGTGGATATCTCCGAAGGGATGCTCGAAGTGGGCAAAAAGAAAATTGCCAAAATGGGGGTCGATAATGTGATCGAACTCCACGTAGGCGACTCAGAAAACCTTCAATTTCCCGACAAAACTTTTGATGCAGTGATGGTCGCTTTCGGTGTAAGAAATTTCGAAAATCTGGAAAAAGGCCTTGCCGATATCAAAAGAGTATTAAAAGACGACGGCACTTTGGTGGTGCTCGAATTTTCTAAACCTCAAAAATTTCCATTTAAGCAGATATACAACTTTTACTTCAAATTCATCTTACCGGTTATTGGAAAAGTAGTCTCAAAAGACAATGCGGCATATACTTATTTGCCGGAGTCTGTGTCTGAGTTTCCATATGGTAAATCGTTTTTGGGTATTTTAAATAAGTTGGGCTATAAATCGACGCAATGCAAAGAATTAACTTTTGGAATAAGCTCTATTTACATTGGCAAAAAATAG
- a CDS encoding sigma-70 family RNA polymerase sigma factor, protein MEESFEKVLDDNKLKIYRMCRIYAAIPLEPQDLFQEVVFQLWKSFSSFKGNSSIDTWVYKVALNVCLRSKVKMDKSNNKTERFESINFIPVENDNNASEDEKFSTFEGVHYYIK, encoded by the coding sequence ATGGAAGAAAGCTTTGAGAAAGTGCTTGACGACAACAAGCTCAAGATTTACCGAATGTGCAGAATATACGCAGCTATCCCACTCGAACCTCAAGACCTTTTTCAAGAAGTTGTATTTCAGCTTTGGAAATCCTTTTCAAGTTTCAAAGGGAATTCATCTATCGATACGTGGGTGTATAAGGTTGCCCTGAATGTTTGCCTGCGCTCCAAGGTGAAAATGGATAAAAGCAATAATAAAACCGAGCGGTTTGAGTCGATCAACTTTATACCAGTAGAAAACGATAATAACGCCTCCGAAGATGAGAAATTTTCAACTTTTGAAGGAGTGCATTACTACATTAAATGA
- a CDS encoding outer membrane beta-barrel protein, with translation MQRINFWNKLYLHWQKIAVFALLATLSTGAFAQEATNIRLLDFDKKKIHYGFQLGLFTTNLNVKHSQHFVDGLDSTVAVIPNRTYSFSLGFVVNFALQDELWDLRLLPNVSFYNHSVTFDYPESSKTELIEKPTTFLELPVLLKYTSIRRKNHRFYLLGGFTGGIGVGGKKGAEGTESLSLNNMLLDVTYGVGLSGYMQLFHFAPEIRFSHGLINMHSPQDNIFSNNIDRITTHKVSFILNFEG, from the coding sequence ATGCAAAGAATTAACTTTTGGAATAAGCTCTATTTACATTGGCAAAAAATAGCTGTTTTTGCCCTATTGGCAACACTTAGCACAGGTGCTTTTGCCCAAGAAGCAACAAATATCAGGCTTCTTGATTTTGACAAGAAAAAAATCCACTATGGCTTTCAGCTAGGACTTTTTACCACAAACCTTAATGTCAAACACTCACAGCACTTTGTTGATGGGCTAGACAGCACAGTGGCAGTTATCCCAAATAGAACGTACAGTTTCTCACTGGGCTTTGTAGTCAACTTTGCCCTCCAAGATGAGCTGTGGGACTTGAGGCTGCTGCCTAATGTTTCTTTCTACAACCATTCGGTTACGTTCGATTATCCCGAATCGAGCAAAACAGAGTTGATAGAAAAGCCAACTACTTTCTTGGAACTGCCCGTATTGTTAAAATACACCTCTATCAGAAGGAAAAACCACCGTTTTTACCTACTAGGTGGGTTTACAGGAGGCATAGGTGTTGGAGGAAAAAAAGGTGCTGAAGGAACAGAAAGCCTTTCCTTAAATAACATGTTACTTGATGTGACCTATGGTGTTGGGCTTAGTGGGTACATGCAGTTATTTCACTTTGCTCCCGAAATTCGGTTTTCACATGGGCTAATAAATATGCACTCTCCTCAGGATAATATTTTTTCAAATAATATTGATAGAATAACAACTCACAAAGTGTCTTTTATTCTCAATTTTGAAGGGTAG